A genomic window from Pseudonocardia broussonetiae includes:
- a CDS encoding VOC family protein: MTDRLITHLRHVDLAVPDLARQQDFFTNSWGLRTEHGEPGLSFLAAEGSPEQYVVRLRQSGDKRVDLVAFGAASAADVDALAARLGTDGVTLVTEPGTLQTPGGGYGFRFFDNEGRTVEVSADVAVRAHRRIEEGEPVPVRLSHVVLNSADPEGTRAFYERHLGFALSDTLTHPRMGDMMWFMRINRWHHSVAIARGPHPSLHHLSFELRGLDEYMRGTGKLLRAGVEKIWGPGRHLAGNNTFSYFLDPHGNTVEYTTELEEIDEDTWHPHVYDFTRPEVSDQWGTANAMNEFVASRSFNDVDKGLFVAPPV, from the coding sequence ATGACCGACCGCCTCATCACCCACCTGCGCCACGTCGACCTCGCCGTGCCCGACCTGGCCCGCCAGCAGGACTTCTTCACGAACTCCTGGGGCCTGCGCACCGAGCACGGCGAGCCCGGGCTGTCCTTCCTCGCCGCGGAGGGCTCGCCCGAGCAGTACGTCGTGCGGCTGCGGCAGTCGGGCGACAAGCGCGTCGACCTCGTCGCGTTCGGCGCCGCGTCCGCCGCCGACGTCGACGCCCTGGCCGCCCGCCTGGGCACCGACGGCGTCACCCTCGTCACCGAGCCCGGCACGCTGCAGACCCCCGGCGGCGGCTACGGCTTCCGCTTCTTCGACAACGAGGGCCGCACCGTCGAGGTCAGCGCCGACGTCGCCGTCCGCGCGCACCGCCGCATCGAGGAGGGCGAGCCCGTCCCGGTCCGCCTCTCGCACGTCGTGCTCAACTCGGCCGACCCCGAGGGCACCCGCGCGTTCTACGAGCGGCACCTGGGCTTCGCGCTCTCGGACACGCTCACCCACCCGCGGATGGGCGACATGATGTGGTTCATGCGGATCAACCGCTGGCACCACAGCGTCGCCATCGCCCGTGGCCCGCACCCGTCGCTGCACCACCTGTCCTTCGAGCTGCGCGGGCTGGACGAGTACATGCGCGGCACCGGGAAGCTGCTGCGCGCGGGCGTCGAGAAGATCTGGGGCCCCGGCCGCCACCTCGCCGGCAACAACACCTTCAGCTACTTCCTCGACCCGCACGGCAACACCGTCGAGTACACGACGGAGCTCGAGGAGATCGACGAGGACACCTGGCACCCGCACGTCTACGACTTCACGCGGCCCGAGGTGTCCGACCAGTGGGGCACCGCGAACGCGATGAACGAGTTCGTCGCCTCCCGCTCGTTCAACGACGTCGACAAGGGCCTGTTCGTGGCCCCGCCC
- a CDS encoding SDR family NAD(P)-dependent oxidoreductase, whose product MEISGASAVVTGGASGLGAATARRLAERGAHVVVLDLQEELGSAVAAEIGGVFAKADVADEEQVRAAVDAASELGPLRVLVNSAGLGRAGRIIGRDLSPIPLEQFEFVLRVNLVGTYNCSRLAASAMAATEPLADGTSRGAILHTASAAAFDGQIGQTPYSASKGGVVGMTLPMARDLARHGIRVNTIAPGLIDTPIYGTGEQAEAFKAQLGQSVVYPNRLGTADEYASMAVEILTNDYMNGETVRLDGAIRMPPK is encoded by the coding sequence ATGGAGATCAGCGGAGCGTCGGCCGTCGTCACCGGAGGGGCCTCCGGGCTGGGCGCGGCCACGGCGCGCCGGCTCGCGGAGCGCGGCGCGCACGTCGTCGTCCTGGACCTGCAGGAGGAGCTGGGCAGCGCCGTCGCGGCCGAGATCGGCGGGGTGTTCGCCAAGGCCGACGTCGCCGACGAGGAGCAGGTGCGCGCCGCCGTCGACGCCGCCTCGGAGCTGGGTCCGCTGCGCGTGCTCGTCAACAGCGCGGGCCTGGGCCGCGCCGGGCGGATCATCGGGCGCGACCTCTCCCCCATCCCGCTGGAGCAGTTCGAGTTCGTGCTGCGCGTCAACCTGGTCGGCACCTACAACTGCTCGCGCCTGGCCGCGTCGGCGATGGCCGCCACCGAACCACTGGCCGACGGCACCTCCCGCGGCGCGATCCTGCACACCGCCTCGGCCGCCGCGTTCGACGGCCAGATCGGGCAGACGCCGTACTCCGCGTCGAAGGGCGGCGTCGTCGGCATGACGCTGCCGATGGCCCGCGACCTCGCCCGGCACGGCATCCGCGTCAACACCATCGCCCCCGGCCTGATCGACACCCCGATCTACGGCACCGGCGAGCAGGCCGAGGCGTTCAAGGCCCAGCTCGGGCAGAGCGTCGTCTACCCGAACCGGCTCGGCACGGCCGACGAGTACGCGTCGATGGCGGTCGAGATCCTCACCAACGACTACATGAACGGCGAGACCGTCCGCCTCGACGGTGCGATCCGGATGCCCCCGAAGTAG
- a CDS encoding MarR family winged helix-turn-helix transcriptional regulator encodes MSRSPRSEFVLDEQLCFALYTASRAMTGAYRDGLARLGLTYTQYLVLLLLWEHGSLPMGHICERLHLDSATLSPLLKRLAGEGLITRERSQLDERVVDITCTREGHALRDRVHEVQCDVEDSTGLSADELATMRADLHRMAGRLREHPAVHRS; translated from the coding sequence ATGTCGCGCAGCCCCCGGTCGGAGTTCGTGCTCGACGAGCAGCTGTGCTTCGCGCTCTACACGGCCTCGCGGGCGATGACCGGCGCCTACCGCGACGGGCTGGCGCGCCTGGGCCTCACCTACACCCAGTACCTCGTGCTCCTGCTGCTGTGGGAGCACGGCTCGCTGCCGATGGGCCACATCTGCGAGCGGCTGCACCTCGACAGCGCCACCCTGTCCCCGCTGCTGAAGCGGCTGGCGGGGGAGGGGCTGATCACGCGGGAGCGGTCGCAGCTCGACGAGCGGGTCGTCGACATCACCTGCACCAGGGAGGGCCACGCGCTGCGCGACCGCGTCCACGAGGTCCAGTGCGACGTCGAGGACAGCACGGGGCTGTCGGCCGACGAGCTCGCGACGATGCGCGCCGACCTGCACCGCATGGCCGGCCGGCTGCGCGAGCACCCGGCCGTCCACCGGTCCTGA
- a CDS encoding group I truncated hemoglobin: MTDASLYERLGGTYGIAGAVDVLVDRLFANASVNANAAVHDHHGDPANAAGYKFLVTAWSIEAAGGPACYPGKGMDEAHATLAISEADFDAVALEIASTLNFLGVPAGEHQEFMAIIEGYRPQVVAAAV; encoded by the coding sequence ATGACCGACGCTTCCCTGTACGAGCGGCTCGGCGGCACCTACGGCATCGCGGGAGCGGTCGACGTCCTCGTGGACCGCCTGTTCGCCAACGCCTCCGTCAACGCCAACGCCGCCGTGCACGACCATCACGGCGACCCCGCCAACGCCGCGGGCTACAAGTTCCTCGTCACCGCCTGGTCGATCGAGGCGGCCGGCGGCCCCGCGTGCTACCCCGGCAAGGGCATGGACGAGGCCCACGCGACGCTCGCGATCAGCGAGGCCGACTTCGACGCCGTGGCGCTGGAGATCGCCTCGACCCTGAACTTCCTCGGCGTGCCCGCCGGGGAGCACCAGGAGTTCATGGCGATCATCGAGGGCTACCGGCCGCAGGTGGTGGCAGCGGCGGTCTGA
- a CDS encoding TetR/AcrR family transcriptional regulator — MEPVGSGIPSRGRRDPDRKARILEAAGALIARSGYHRVAMADIGAAAGIVGSGIYRHFDSKAAILAALLQEVMDELERSAAAIVESADDDRTALGELVRNHVEIAVTDRRILQVYHREAHNLPEQSLRRLRRAQRHYVEEWVAVLGPLRRDLADGEARLTVHATIGAIQSVLFHDSGLPHARLTALLAGMAHACLGVGPERVGPERVGPERVGPE, encoded by the coding sequence ATGGAGCCGGTGGGCAGCGGGATCCCGTCGCGGGGGCGGCGGGATCCCGACCGCAAGGCCCGCATCCTCGAGGCCGCGGGCGCGCTCATCGCGCGCTCGGGCTACCACCGCGTCGCGATGGCCGACATCGGCGCCGCGGCCGGCATCGTCGGCTCCGGGATCTACCGGCACTTCGACAGCAAGGCCGCGATCCTCGCCGCGCTGCTGCAGGAGGTCATGGACGAGCTGGAGCGCTCGGCCGCCGCGATCGTCGAGTCGGCCGACGACGACCGCACCGCGCTCGGCGAGCTCGTCCGCAACCACGTCGAGATCGCCGTGACCGACCGCCGGATCCTGCAGGTCTACCACCGCGAGGCCCACAACCTGCCCGAGCAGTCGCTGCGCCGGCTGCGGCGGGCCCAGCGGCACTACGTCGAGGAGTGGGTGGCGGTCCTCGGCCCGCTGCGCCGCGACCTCGCCGACGGCGAGGCCCGCCTCACCGTCCACGCGACGATCGGGGCCATCCAGTCGGTCCTGTTCCACGACAGCGGGCTGCCGCACGCGCGGCTCACCGCGCTGCTGGCCGGGATGGCGCACGCCTGCCTCGGCGTCGGCCCGGAGCGGGTCGGCCCGGAGCGGGTCGGCCCGGAGCGGGTCGGCCCGGAGTAG
- a CDS encoding spore photoproduct lyase family protein, whose product MSSPSATAGAVTPPDASTTPTTAADRLLRIGAVYAEPEARDSERGQQVLSRFPGAEVIEVPSHWQIPELHGNEGNVERWVRVKSGTLVLGVKKSLSARPNGRSSDFIAPSTSNGCAMACAYCYVPRRKGYANPITVFTNIDKITRYLRGHVRRQGVKPEPDQVDPRAWVYDIGENSDCSVDALVSDNVADLVATFRELPTAKASFATKFVNRELLDLDPQGRTRVRFSLMPESDAKLLDIRTSPIPERIAAIDDFVAAGYEVHLNFSPIVLREGWERDWAELLTRLDDEVGDAAKQQAAAEIIMLTHNRDLHEVNLGWHPKAEDLLWRPDIQQPKRSQSGMWNVRYRNAPKREAVARVQDLIAAHAPWIRVRYAF is encoded by the coding sequence GTGTCGAGTCCGTCCGCGACGGCAGGTGCCGTCACCCCTCCCGATGCCTCCACCACTCCCACCACCGCCGCCGACCGCCTGCTGCGGATCGGCGCCGTCTACGCCGAGCCCGAGGCGCGCGACTCCGAGCGCGGGCAGCAGGTCCTCTCCCGGTTCCCCGGCGCCGAGGTGATCGAGGTGCCCTCGCACTGGCAGATCCCCGAGCTGCACGGCAACGAGGGCAACGTCGAGCGCTGGGTGCGCGTCAAGTCCGGGACGCTCGTGCTCGGCGTCAAGAAGTCGCTGTCGGCCCGGCCCAACGGGCGGTCGTCGGACTTCATCGCGCCGTCGACGTCCAACGGCTGCGCCATGGCGTGCGCCTACTGCTACGTGCCGCGCCGCAAGGGCTACGCCAACCCGATCACGGTGTTCACGAACATCGACAAGATCACCCGCTACCTGCGCGGGCACGTGCGCCGGCAGGGCGTCAAGCCCGAGCCGGACCAGGTCGACCCGCGCGCCTGGGTCTACGACATCGGCGAGAACAGCGACTGCTCCGTCGACGCGCTCGTCAGCGACAACGTGGCCGACCTCGTCGCCACCTTCCGCGAGCTGCCGACGGCCAAGGCCAGCTTCGCCACGAAGTTCGTCAACCGGGAGCTGCTCGACCTCGACCCGCAGGGCCGCACCCGGGTGCGCTTCTCGCTGATGCCCGAGAGCGACGCCAAGCTCCTCGACATCCGCACCAGCCCGATCCCCGAGCGGATCGCCGCGATCGACGACTTCGTCGCCGCCGGCTACGAGGTGCACCTCAACTTCTCGCCGATCGTGCTGCGCGAGGGCTGGGAGCGCGACTGGGCCGAGCTGCTGACCCGCCTCGACGACGAGGTCGGCGACGCGGCCAAGCAGCAGGCCGCCGCCGAGATCATCATGCTCACCCACAACCGCGACCTGCACGAGGTCAACCTCGGCTGGCACCCCAAGGCCGAGGACCTGCTGTGGCGGCCCGACATCCAGCAGCCCAAGCGCTCGCAGTCGGGGATGTGGAACGTGCGGTACCGCAACGCGCCCAAGCGCGAGGCCGTCGCGCGGGTGCAGGACCTGATCGCCGCCCACGCCCCGTGGATCCGGGTGCGGTACGCGTTCTGA
- a CDS encoding endonuclease/exonuclease/phosphatase family protein gives MRVATLNLASGRDATGRSLDAAALAAALDGFGADVVAVQEVDRDQPRSHGVDQPAVVARALEAVDWRWAPTVAGTPGPQHTWRAVDPTALHGPGDGPAGPHYGIALFSRRPVRRWHVLDLGTGRGRLPVPTGRESPRLDWVSDEPRAAVAAELDGLTVVGTHLSFAPITAGRQLVRIRDWARGLPGPVVVAGDLNLVGPVPELVSGGTRLVRKPTFPAHDPRVQLDHVLALGDLRGGDARAWRLAFGDHRAVAVTLRPL, from the coding sequence GTGCGGGTCGCGACGCTCAACCTCGCCTCCGGGCGCGACGCCACCGGCCGCTCCCTCGACGCCGCCGCCCTCGCTGCGGCGCTCGACGGGTTCGGGGCCGACGTCGTCGCCGTCCAGGAGGTCGACCGCGACCAGCCCCGCTCGCACGGGGTGGACCAGCCCGCCGTCGTGGCGCGGGCGCTGGAAGCGGTCGACTGGCGCTGGGCGCCGACGGTGGCGGGCACGCCCGGGCCGCAGCACACCTGGCGCGCCGTGGACCCGACCGCGCTGCACGGCCCCGGCGACGGCCCGGCGGGCCCGCACTACGGCATCGCGCTGTTCTCCCGGCGCCCGGTGCGGCGCTGGCACGTGCTCGACCTGGGCACCGGGCGGGGGCGCCTGCCGGTGCCGACGGGGCGGGAGTCCCCGCGCCTGGACTGGGTGTCCGACGAACCGCGCGCCGCCGTCGCCGCGGAGCTCGACGGGCTCACGGTCGTCGGCACGCACCTGTCGTTCGCGCCGATCACGGCGGGGCGCCAGCTCGTGCGGATCCGCGACTGGGCGCGCGGGCTGCCCGGGCCGGTCGTCGTGGCGGGCGACCTCAACCTGGTCGGGCCGGTGCCCGAGCTCGTCAGCGGCGGCACGCGCCTGGTCCGCAAGCCGACGTTCCCGGCCCACGACCCGCGCGTGCAGCTCGACCACGTGCTCGCCCTCGGCGACCTGCGCGGCGGCGACGCCCGGGCGTGGCGCCTGGCCTTCGGCGACCACCGGGCGGTGGCGGTGACGCTGCGCCCGCTGTGA
- a CDS encoding enoyl-CoA hydratase/isomerase family protein: MGPVTYEVTAGVAWLTIDRPEAHNALSRPVREGLFDGVHRFNADDAARVLVLTGAGEKAFCSGGDLKEMSETALTVPPPDFLPQFGRNVEVAKPTIAAVNGIAYGGGFLLAQQCDLVVAAEHARFAVSEVKVGRGSPWAAPLSWLVPPRVALQILLTGDPLDAARAREVGLVNEVVPLPDLRATAQALAERIAANAPLSVLAAKRTAYLSASHPRAEAYDRAEEIWEPVYLSEDAQEGPRAFREKRAPVWRGR; the protein is encoded by the coding sequence ATGGGACCGGTGACCTACGAGGTGACGGCCGGCGTCGCCTGGCTGACGATCGACCGTCCGGAGGCGCACAACGCGCTGAGCCGCCCCGTCCGCGAGGGCCTGTTCGACGGCGTGCACCGGTTCAACGCCGACGACGCAGCGCGGGTGCTCGTGCTGACCGGCGCGGGCGAGAAGGCGTTCTGCTCGGGCGGGGACCTCAAGGAGATGTCGGAGACCGCGCTGACCGTGCCGCCGCCGGACTTCCTGCCCCAGTTCGGGCGCAACGTCGAGGTCGCCAAGCCGACGATCGCGGCCGTCAACGGCATCGCCTACGGCGGCGGCTTCCTGCTCGCGCAGCAGTGCGACCTGGTCGTGGCCGCCGAGCACGCCCGGTTCGCGGTGTCGGAGGTGAAGGTCGGGCGCGGGTCGCCGTGGGCCGCGCCGCTGTCGTGGCTGGTGCCGCCGCGCGTGGCGCTGCAGATCCTGCTCACCGGCGACCCGCTGGACGCGGCGCGCGCCCGGGAGGTCGGGCTCGTCAACGAGGTCGTGCCGCTACCCGACCTGCGGGCCACGGCGCAGGCGCTGGCCGAGCGCATCGCCGCGAACGCGCCGCTGTCGGTGCTGGCGGCCAAGCGCACCGCCTACCTGTCGGCGTCGCACCCGCGGGCGGAGGCCTACGACCGGGCCGAGGAGATCTGGGAGCCCGTCTACCTCTCCGAGGACGCGCAGGAGGGGCCGCGGGCGTTCCGGGAGAAGCGGGCGCCGGTGTGGCGGGGGCGCTGA
- a CDS encoding FAD-dependent monooxygenase, with protein sequence MPAVSTVLVVGSGLAGSAAAILLAARGVAVDVVEINPGVPDAGSGITLQGNALRELRALGVWERVAERGYGFDSLGLRAPDADGTLLAEIPDARTGGPDLPATVGMSRPELARILLDRAADAGVKTRFGVTTTALEQDATGVDVTFSDGSAQRYDLVVGADGIRSWTRRMLGIALETRATGMGIWRAFGPRPASVTRTDLFYGGRCHIAGYCPTGEDSLYAYVVEDAQDRSTLTPDERLAAMRELAAGYHGPWDDVLATLDDPERVHYTWFETHVLPAPWNRGRVVLIGDAAHSCPPTLAQGGAQALEDAAVLAELLLAADVLDEDLWDAFTARRVARATAVVEASNQLGQWLLDGERGDVPGLMGRIAALVTEPA encoded by the coding sequence ATGCCCGCCGTGTCCACCGTCCTCGTCGTCGGCAGCGGCCTCGCCGGCTCCGCCGCCGCGATCCTGCTGGCCGCCCGCGGCGTCGCCGTCGACGTCGTCGAGATCAACCCCGGGGTGCCCGACGCCGGCTCCGGGATCACCCTGCAGGGCAACGCCCTGCGCGAGCTGCGCGCCCTCGGCGTGTGGGAGCGCGTCGCCGAGCGCGGCTACGGCTTCGACAGCCTCGGCCTGCGCGCCCCCGACGCCGACGGCACGCTGCTCGCCGAGATCCCCGACGCCCGCACCGGCGGGCCGGACCTGCCCGCGACCGTGGGGATGTCGCGCCCCGAGCTGGCCCGGATCCTGCTCGACCGCGCCGCCGATGCCGGGGTGAAGACGCGCTTCGGCGTCACGACCACGGCGCTGGAGCAGGACGCCACGGGTGTCGACGTCACCTTCTCCGACGGCTCGGCGCAGCGCTACGACCTGGTGGTCGGCGCCGACGGCATCCGCTCCTGGACCCGCCGCATGCTCGGCATCGCGCTGGAGACCCGCGCCACCGGCATGGGCATCTGGCGCGCCTTCGGGCCCCGCCCGGCGTCGGTGACGCGCACCGACCTGTTCTACGGCGGGCGCTGCCACATCGCCGGCTACTGCCCGACCGGCGAGGACTCCCTCTACGCCTACGTCGTGGAGGACGCCCAGGACCGCAGCACCCTCACCCCCGACGAGCGGCTCGCCGCGATGCGCGAGCTGGCCGCGGGCTACCACGGCCCGTGGGACGACGTGCTCGCCACGCTCGACGACCCCGAGCGCGTGCACTACACGTGGTTCGAGACGCACGTGCTGCCCGCGCCGTGGAACCGCGGGCGCGTCGTGCTCATCGGCGACGCCGCGCACTCCTGCCCGCCCACCCTCGCGCAGGGCGGCGCCCAGGCCCTGGAGGACGCGGCCGTCCTGGCCGAGCTCCTGCTCGCCGCCGACGTCCTCGACGAGGACCTGTGGGACGCCTTCACCGCCCGCCGCGTCGCCCGCGCCACCGCCGTGGTCGAGGCCTCCAACCAGCTCGGGCAGTGGCTGCTCGACGGCGAGCGGGGCGACGTCCCCGGGCTCATGGGCCGCATCGCCGCACTCGTCACCGAACCCGCCTGA
- a CDS encoding HpcH/HpaI aldolase family protein, translated as MTQTPSASGVRAAWAAGRAARNGWITVPDPHLVEVVASRGVLDAVTLDLQHGLFDRASTAAAVRAAALHGTAVLVRLSAVDAAEAGFVLDLGVQGVIAPMVDDVATARALVDACRLPPLGRRSYGPIRTAFGGADPVAAAGQALVFAMVETAGALERAGEIAAVEGLDGLFVGPGDLGVALGLGAAQNREEPEIHDAFARVLAACGAAGGRAGVHATSADYAKARADDGFGLVTVWSDLPALAASVDASTW; from the coding sequence GTGACGCAGACCCCCTCCGCCTCCGGCGTGCGCGCCGCCTGGGCCGCCGGCCGCGCGGCCCGCAACGGCTGGATCACCGTGCCCGACCCGCACCTGGTCGAGGTCGTGGCGTCCCGCGGCGTCCTCGACGCGGTGACGCTCGACCTGCAGCACGGCCTGTTCGACCGCGCCTCCACCGCCGCCGCGGTGCGGGCCGCCGCCCTGCACGGGACGGCGGTGCTGGTGCGGCTGAGCGCGGTCGACGCGGCGGAGGCCGGGTTCGTGCTCGACCTGGGGGTGCAGGGCGTCATCGCGCCGATGGTCGACGACGTCGCCACGGCGCGGGCGCTGGTCGACGCCTGCCGGCTGCCCCCGCTCGGGCGCCGCTCCTACGGCCCGATCCGCACGGCGTTCGGCGGGGCCGACCCGGTCGCCGCCGCGGGGCAGGCTCTGGTGTTCGCGATGGTCGAGACCGCGGGAGCACTGGAGCGGGCCGGCGAGATCGCCGCCGTCGAGGGGCTGGACGGGCTGTTCGTGGGGCCCGGCGACCTCGGCGTCGCGCTCGGGCTGGGGGCCGCGCAGAACCGCGAGGAGCCCGAGATCCACGACGCCTTCGCCCGCGTCCTCGCCGCGTGCGGGGCCGCCGGGGGCCGGGCCGGCGTGCACGCCACCAGCGCGGACTACGCGAAGGCGCGCGCCGACGACGGGTTCGGCCTGGTGACGGTGTGGTCCGACCTGCCGGCGCTGGCGGCGTCGGTGGACGCGAGCACCTGGTAG
- a CDS encoding AMP-binding protein — translation MQPGASDIDVTNLRGRRAVHRWERTSVGDVLERLTWSYPDKVAITGWAGAYSDDRFRTLTFRQADELANQVAHALLERGLEPSSRVLLLCENSVEAYVAKIGIAKAGMVAMPLNPALAPDVLEHLIARAEPAFAIVDAELWPRAEQAFAARGLAVGATIPIGGGAVAGSPTFAELVDGRPVTEPDVEIHGDDVWQLLFTSGTTAMPKGVMLSHSASHLAGLNFAVSLSRGLRIESDLVVGVFLPVVYHVADQIFTFSAFLAGGSLVLGRRPVPAEVARAVEVERVTALWAGSPQFVTALTTELDAAGHDWSSLRVLVFGWGALAPATYRALLRHAGDDLVVLGIFGQTEAIACHRFWPARWPEQAATGLNYVGVPSPLLASDVVDELGESLRDRPGTAGEAVYRSPIVTAGYHLDEAATREAFRGGWFHSGDSTSVDADGLRIMVDRFKDIVKSGGENVSSLRVESVLHDHPAVERVAVVGLPHPHWGEAVTAVVVRRAGVETTEEDVIAHCRARLAGYETPKGVVFADDLPETVGGKVLKYRLRERHRDLYSG, via the coding sequence GTGCAACCGGGTGCGAGCGACATCGACGTCACGAACCTGCGGGGCCGCCGCGCCGTCCACCGGTGGGAGCGGACCTCGGTCGGCGACGTCCTGGAACGGCTCACGTGGAGCTACCCGGACAAGGTCGCGATCACCGGCTGGGCGGGCGCGTACTCCGACGACCGCTTCCGGACGCTGACCTTCCGCCAGGCCGACGAGCTGGCCAACCAGGTGGCGCACGCGCTGCTCGAGCGCGGCCTGGAACCGTCGTCGCGGGTGCTGCTGCTCTGCGAGAACTCCGTCGAGGCCTACGTCGCCAAGATCGGCATCGCGAAGGCCGGGATGGTCGCGATGCCGCTCAACCCCGCGCTCGCCCCGGACGTGCTCGAGCACCTGATCGCCCGCGCCGAGCCCGCGTTCGCGATCGTCGACGCCGAGCTGTGGCCGCGCGCGGAGCAGGCGTTCGCCGCCCGCGGGCTCGCCGTGGGCGCGACGATCCCGATCGGCGGCGGCGCCGTCGCGGGCAGCCCGACGTTCGCCGAGCTCGTCGACGGGCGCCCGGTCACCGAGCCCGACGTCGAGATCCACGGCGACGACGTCTGGCAGCTGCTGTTCACCTCCGGCACCACCGCGATGCCCAAGGGCGTGATGCTCTCGCACAGCGCGAGCCACCTCGCGGGGCTGAACTTCGCGGTGTCGCTCAGCCGCGGGCTGCGCATCGAGAGCGACCTGGTGGTCGGCGTCTTCCTGCCGGTCGTCTACCACGTCGCCGACCAGATCTTCACGTTCTCGGCGTTCCTCGCGGGCGGCTCGCTGGTGCTGGGGCGCCGGCCGGTGCCCGCGGAGGTGGCGCGCGCGGTCGAGGTCGAGCGGGTCACGGCCCTGTGGGCGGGCTCGCCGCAGTTCGTCACCGCCCTGACGACCGAGCTCGACGCCGCCGGCCACGACTGGTCGAGCCTGCGCGTCCTCGTCTTCGGCTGGGGCGCGCTCGCCCCCGCGACCTACCGGGCGCTGCTGCGCCACGCCGGCGACGACCTCGTCGTGCTCGGGATCTTCGGCCAGACCGAGGCCATCGCCTGCCACCGGTTCTGGCCGGCGAGGTGGCCCGAGCAGGCCGCGACGGGCCTCAACTACGTCGGCGTGCCGAGCCCGCTGCTCGCCTCGGACGTCGTCGACGAGCTGGGGGAGTCGCTGCGCGACCGGCCCGGCACGGCGGGCGAGGCGGTGTACCGGAGCCCGATCGTCACGGCCGGGTACCACCTCGACGAGGCCGCCACCCGCGAGGCGTTCCGCGGCGGGTGGTTCCACTCCGGCGACAGCACGTCCGTCGACGCCGACGGCCTGCGGATCATGGTCGACCGCTTCAAGGACATCGTGAAGTCCGGCGGGGAGAACGTGTCCAGCCTGCGCGTCGAGTCGGTGCTGCACGACCACCCGGCCGTCGAGCGCGTGGCCGTCGTCGGGCTGCCGCACCCGCACTGGGGCGAGGCCGTCACCGCGGTCGTCGTGCGGCGGGCGGGCGTCGAGACCACCGAGGAGGACGTGATCGCCCACTGCCGCGCCCGGCTCGCCGGCTACGAGACGCCCAAGGGCGTCGTCTTCGCCGACGACCTGCCCGAGACCGTCGGCGGGAAGGTCCTCAAGTACCGGCTCCGCGAGCGGCACCGCGACCTCTACAGCGGCTGA
- a CDS encoding cyclase family protein translates to MTHLPDRTDPEGAIAAAAKLCSNRDRWGADDVLGTLNFLDEAKRREGAALVRRGTSFSLAQSFDGNGPQKGWRRRTNPVHTMLDTGVDAERGTQGFPHGIGGADDVVFMPLQASTQWDGLGHIFDHGQAYNGRRAGDVVTSEGDRVTGIETTAGLIAGRGVLLDVGRAIGTDGELPDGFAITVEHLEATIAAQGPSAHVGRGDLLLVRTGRLTRARRDIAQGLGWGDYAGGDAPGLSFTTAEWLHASEIAGIATDTWGFEVRPNEFDVAFQPLHQVAIPHMGLFLGEMWDLDALAADCAVDGVFDFWLTAAPLPVTGAVGAPVAPIAVK, encoded by the coding sequence ATGACCCACCTGCCGGACCGCACCGACCCCGAGGGGGCGATCGCGGCCGCCGCGAAGCTCTGCTCGAACCGTGACCGCTGGGGCGCCGACGACGTCCTGGGCACCCTGAACTTCCTCGACGAGGCCAAGCGCCGCGAGGGGGCCGCGCTGGTGCGGCGGGGGACGAGCTTCTCCCTCGCCCAGTCCTTCGACGGCAACGGCCCGCAGAAGGGCTGGCGCCGCCGGACCAACCCGGTGCACACGATGCTCGACACCGGCGTCGACGCCGAGCGCGGGACGCAGGGATTCCCGCACGGCATCGGCGGCGCCGACGATGTCGTGTTCATGCCGCTGCAGGCCTCCACCCAGTGGGACGGCCTGGGCCACATCTTCGACCACGGCCAGGCCTACAACGGCCGCCGCGCCGGCGACGTCGTCACCAGCGAGGGCGACCGGGTCACCGGCATCGAGACCACCGCCGGGCTGATCGCGGGCCGCGGCGTCCTGCTCGACGTCGGCCGCGCGATCGGCACCGACGGCGAGCTCCCGGACGGCTTCGCCATCACCGTCGAGCACCTCGAGGCGACGATCGCCGCGCAGGGCCCGTCGGCGCACGTCGGCCGCGGCGACCTGCTGCTGGTGCGCACCGGGCGCCTCACCCGCGCCCGCCGCGACATCGCCCAGGGTCTGGGCTGGGGCGACTACGCGGGCGGCGACGCGCCCGGCCTGTCGTTCACCACCGCCGAGTGGCTGCACGCCAGCGAGATCGCCGGCATCGCCACCGACACCTGGGGCTTCGAGGTCCGGCCCAACGAGTTCGACGTGGCGTTCCAGCCGCTGCACCAGGTCGCGATCCCGCACATGGGCCTGTTCCTGGGCGAGATGTGGGACCTCGACGCCCTCGCCGCCGACTGCGCCGTCGACGGCGTCTTCGACTTCTGGCTGACCGCCGCCCCGCTGCCGGTGACCGGCGCCGTCGGCGCGCCCGTCGCCCCGATCGCCGTCAAGTGA